In a genomic window of Chryseobacterium sp. G0162:
- a CDS encoding bacteriocin-like protein, translating to MKNLKKVSRQSLKKVQGGIAPECCSFYPPSLQHCCATPSSMSCPPPWADGSFPC from the coding sequence ATGAAAAATTTAAAAAAAGTTTCAAGACAAAGTTTAAAAAAAGTACAGGGAGGTATAGCACCTGAATGTTGTTCATTTTACCCTCCATCATTACAACACTGTTGTGCAACGCCGTCAAGTATGAGCTGCCCACCGCCTTGGGCAGATGGATCATTCCCATGTTAA
- a CDS encoding bacteriocin-like protein: MKNLKKVSRAGLRTIQGSAVFVTCILPNGQPTRCRDKCPQDFCGPTSYMCLIPMDLCGDGI, encoded by the coding sequence ATGAAAAACTTAAAAAAAGTATCCAGAGCCGGATTAAGAACAATCCAGGGAAGTGCTGTTTTTGTAACATGTATATTACCTAACGGCCAACCTACAAGATGTAGAGATAAATGTCCACAGGATTTTTGTGGACCAACAAGTTATATGTGTCTTATTCCAATGGATCTTTGCGGAGATGGAATTTAA